The following are from one region of the Entelurus aequoreus isolate RoL-2023_Sb linkage group LG17, RoL_Eaeq_v1.1, whole genome shotgun sequence genome:
- the LOC133632581 gene encoding zinc finger protein 462-like isoform X1: MMHNQAATQEHVSQSFQCSHCTLEFKTNIFLFEHLTNVHGSHLEDAVSGAGLTNNAKSDDSESSSEESQLGDFETGRLEVFNEEELNHQENSNNFKEEVFKIQAFVSDEEEYPPTSKSKDSSKDLRSYKKTLQTSISNYFVVGPQSTSENSSDSSERNDNKGSNSSDRNKSSNIIDSSEKVDTPAKSLDIDNKSMFLQYNHLFQADLTPPIHQGKEPTHKKKINKKTNEAEDKTLVVPENKTNEEPSGRKEYSFEVSEDDEEKKVSDATVSPQSYLCKHCSHKDGSLIRMSAHYHKAHPYIRYHSNYVQDPGDCSATFRCLACPIEFSSEVDLKKHYSDEHTGAPDIFLLQRHQLGLIFKCFQCTFTSDAVDTLKEHYKENHRLKTLNPLMFLKYMPTQCQEGPSQLKCEKTPSLAKPQKTSPKVEPNVASYRCNCCQFSHTSVIVMHVHYQKNHPEEEVTFDKIKQLACVMSPAAKKTPMDQNSSRKTEKVKRKSSQSLLTHPEAPTTKKTESSKDRDEGNNLTPELGTQPTEHAQKTVEGTLKQNTNAKLQKLLVKAPARTTSKPSKETKSSKKELKQKESDNPATSLPKINLYAKAQDLFYCRKCNYGNPAVKGIKAHQVQMHQSIHSSNERIVGYTSEIHDQLEKLKAQAKDESFSPSLPLPILKKGEENMFFCHFCNFRRQSMCELVHHYFVRHPGFEATTEEIKLYTSKILQQLQITPEKTTAVGEMGEESVEEPQNKKIKTASQKLKTIQCHNCAYKTYSASLFRIHTRKCHRVNNSSSGVLKVYLKQENVQSGYQCDLCSFSHKKSAMLCSHYRQEHPDKSLSLDFITTGLQDDHKTSSVKKKSRIKRELDSANETDGPLQTDTKTFSCRACSFKGSNVASIKDHYRAVHPWCVKDDGSVPNVSGKKKSNDQKEYLDSFDDYQIPLEFEKSPRSSPEHDLSPPSELTNNTPRGTKKKKSATKSIAKQQDEIQGRVQVFKCTYCTYVNTKHQGVLTHCQMRHTDLKSRAESLHVDEKQVRDWNDGMKTKGHWDMFKTFRGYMCKLCPKIFATSGNLKKHCETAHNGEPAPDIELDVGKTKQKKIQKNPVPSYKSKITIFRCQQCPYTSSTKIAFGRHLRFKHKNANIQDFRYNCVLCSNSYFKKKRLGVHYTTKHGKDAFQKYFIPLHDHVLEPPLQTSASSPERPDPESPPSPDSKITKQVFRCPCCPYVNSRYHGMSIHCQMLHTDFAFRINEFVKDEIVINSSYQSGSSNKRGYLCNLCPGIFVTQKKLGIHSVKKHSPDALPTTSPNAAAAITKNEKPSSGDQDFPSSLLKALAQSEGDAHSEFTRKKSMDHHTKYKCSLCPYSSQIRKRLAGHYSKEHGKAAFLKHFAKLYLYKKNKKPQPAAQADVKTEEPVDEVEQQSSEVEPEATIYKCRFCVYETGARRYLIYHYKNTHQLDADTRNEMLQEYNKRKKSLPSQQSKDLEETFERKCKKCPDLVFDSPQLLIAHYSSVHHTAKSFDFTIIYPLGRSTGVYKCIRCLKQLNGIKNLCQHLDLHRQKMWMNASKTMALASPAKPQDGPRVHDMPEGAHEGNSLREEDSLPSPSKPTEEEQQDPESESKNHGCTQCQRKFKSLIGLRTHERSHATRAALQELPSSQSQLGLNKYLINKPGTIKPFQCSICFYRTNLIGLWNSHLLKNHIDVIIETTDTDNQEESPSTEKDRLPSCDQFPPKNEGRTKDWYLEPPEVQRQLSHFSLMAQNGASTEANMQTTRLSDSGPFHCEYCGFISEGLASLRRHYMSRHGRKLFRCTDCDFFTGLRKTLKMHMEMDHSTVQKEPPSHDSVRCPFCLYQTKSKNNMIDHVLLHREERVVPMEVRRPRLSRYLHGVVFRCHKCTYTSATGENLRSHVAKHDNVKPYRCRLCYFDCSKLSNLEAHLCSKHQVVRNHELVGQVNLDQLEMKGNEEEEEEEEEERSSVENEDVFTDSNQATEERDSSEPAEDVVRMEKSICKDKKMQEEESGSSRTNPEEPENNSDLQSGHGSFIQEEGKEDAEGSSKESHESGKLSLKSLQDKTLNAEARVEKDILRHILQRDEDGKLHARQEESTSVRRVIFQDVKREVDGGCSPLRENVSLKSTRDDKRKLGDSYGRTATANEGCLQGERSPVAPKEGQDEEDKKTRRGKLEELQEKERGGKTLGPKSKDREVFGGASEMGDAAAPEEKTFPCELCGRNLRSKSELEIHAARHGM; encoded by the exons ATGATGCACAATCAAGCTGCCACTCAAGAACACGTGAGCCAGTCTTTCCAGTGTAGCCATTGTACACTCGAGTTCAAAACCAATATCTTCTTATTTGAGCACCTCACCAACGTGCATGGCTCCCATTTAGAAGACGCAGTCAGCGGTGCTGGTTTAACTAACAATGCCAAGAGCGACGACTCTGAAAGTTCCTCAGAAGAAAGCCAGCTTGGTGATTTTGAAACCGGTCGCCTCGAGGTTTTCAACGAAGAGGAGCTTAACcatcaggaaaacagcaataacttTAAAGAAGAAGTTTTTAAAATCCAAGCGTTTGTATCCGATGAGGAAGAATACCCTCCAACCTCAAAGTCTAAAGACTCGTCAAAGGATTTGAGGTCGTACAAGAAGACGTTACAGACCTCCATCAGCAACTATTTTGTAGTAGGCCCCCAATCAACCTCTGAGAATTCAAGCGATAGCTCGGAGCGTAATGATAACAAAGGCAGCAACAGCAGTGACCGTAACAAAAGCAGTAATATAATTGATAGTAGTGAGAAGGTTGACACTCCCGCAAAGTCCCTTGATATCGACAACAAATCTATGTTCTTGCAATACAACCACCTTTTTCAAGCAGATCTGACACCCCCAATACATCAAGGCAAAGAACCCActcataagaaaaaaattaacaaaaagacaAATGAGGCAGAGGATAAGACACTTGTGGTGCCGGAGAACAAAACCAATGAAGAACCATCAGGTAGGAAAGAGTATTCATTTGAAGTGAGTGAAGATGAcgaagaaaaaaaagttagcgaTGCAACCGTGAGCCCACAGAGTTACCTTTGCAAGCATTGTAGTCACAAGGATGGGAGCCTAATTCGCATGTCCGCTCATTATCACAAAGCCCATCCTTATATACGATATCACTCAAACTACGTCCAAGATCCTGGAGATTGCAGCGCCACCTTCCGATGCCTCGCTTGTCCTATTGAATTTTCCAGCGAAGTTGACCTCAAGAAGCATTACAGTGACGAGCACACAGGAGCCCCAGATATTTTTTTGCTGCAACGACATCAACTCGGTCTGATTTTCAAATGTTTTCAGTGTACATTTACCTCGGATGCAGTGGATACGCTCAAAGAACACTACAAAGAAAATCATCGACTCAAGACCCTAAACCCGTTGATGTTCCTCAAATACATGCCCACTCAATGCCAAGAAGGCCCATCACAGTTGAAGTGTGAGAAGACACCCAGTTTAGCAAAACCTCAAAAAACCTCTCCTAAGGTTGAGCCAAACGTGGCCTCGTACCGATGCAACTGCTGTCAGTTTAGCCACACGTCTGTGATTGTCATGCATGTCCACTATCAAAAAAATCACCCGGAAGAAGAGGTCACATTTGATAAAATAAAACAACTGGCTTGTGTCATGTCTCCGGCAGCCAAGAAAACACCAATGGATCAGAACTCCAGCCGAAAAACAGAAAAAGTGAAAAGAAAAAGCTCACAGTCACTTTTAACTCATCCAGAAGCTCCCACCACCAAGAAAACCGAGTCCTCAAAGGACAGAGATGAAGGAAACAATTTAACACCCGAACTTGGAACGCAACCAACTGAGCACGCACAAAAAACTGTAGAAGGAACCTTGAAGCAAAACACCAATGCGAAGCTCCAGAAACTTCTTGTCAAAGCCCCAGCAAGAACTACCTCCAAACCCAGTAAAGAAACAAAATCAAGCAAGAAAGAACTTAAGCAAAAAGAGAGCGACAACCCAGCCACTTCACTTCCAAAGATCAACCTTTACGCTAAGGCCCAGGATTTGTTTTACTGCCGTAAGTGCAACTACGGGAATCCTGCGGTTAAAGGAATAAAAGCCCATCAAGTCCAAATGCATCAAAGTATTCATTCCAGTAATGAACGTATAGTCGGGTATACGTCTGAAATTCATGATCAGTTAGAAAAATTGAAAGCTCAAGCTAAGGATGAGTCCTTTTCTCCTTCACTGCCTCTTCCAATTTTGAAGAAAGGAgaagaaaatatgtttttctgcCACTTCTGCAACTTTAGACGACAGTCCATGTGCGAGCTCGTCCATCACTACTTTGTAAGGCATCCTGGGTTTGAGGCCACAACGGAAGAAATCAAACTGTACACATCCAAGATTCTCCAACAGTTGCAGATAACGCCTGAAAAAACTACGGCAGTTGGAGAAATGGGCGAGGAATCTGTTGAGGagccacaaaataaaaaaataaaaacagcctCGCAGAAGCTTAAGACTATTCAGTGCCACAACTGCGCGTACAAGACTTACAGTGCAAGCCTTTTCAGGATCCATACACGGAAATGCCACCGGGTAAATAACTCAAGCTCGGGTGTTTTAAAAGTTTACCTGAAGCAAGAAAATGTACAGTCAGGCTATCAGTGCGACTTGTGCTCCTTCTCTCATAAGAAATCTGCCATGTTGTGTAGCCACTACCGTCAAGAACACCCCGATAAAAGTTTGAGCTTGGATTTTATCACCACAGGGTTACAGGACGACCACAAAACATCTTCGGTCAAGAAGAAAAGTCGAATAAAGCGAGAGCTTGACAGCGCAAATGAAACTGATGGTCCTTTGCAAACCGATACCAAGACATTTTCGTGTCGGGCGTGTTCTTTCAAAGGGAGCAATGTGGCAAGTATCAAAGATCACTATCGCGCTGTCCATCCTTGGTGCGTCAAAGATGACGGCTCGGTCCCAAACGTTAGTGGCAAAAAGAAGTCAAATGACCAAAAGGAATATCTTGATTCCTTTGACGACTACCAAATTCCTCTTGAGTTTGAAAAGTCTCCACGTTCGTCTCCCGAACACGATTTATCTCCACCCTCCGAGCTCACTAACAATACACCCCGcgggacaaaaaagaaaaaatctgCAACTAAAAGTATTGCCAAACAGCAAGATGAAATCCAAGGTCGTGTCCAAGTCTTTAAGTGTACATATTGTACCTATGTGAATACCAAGCACCAAGGGGTGCTCACTCACTGCCAAATGAGGCACACGGACCTCAAGTCCAGAGCAGAGAGTCTTCATGTGGATGAAAAACAAGTGCGCGATTGGAACGATGGTATGAAAACAAAAGGACATTGGGACATGTTTAAGACATTTCGGGGCTATATGTGTAAACTCTGCCCGAAGATCTTTGCAACtagtggaaatttgaaaaaacaCTGCGAGACGGCCCACAATGGGGAGCCTGCACCAGACATCGAGCTAGATGTAGGTAAAACGAAGCAAAAGAAGATCCAAAAGAACCCTGTTCCTTCATACAAGAGTAAAATCACGATATTCAGGTGTCAGCAATGCCCCTACACCTCCAGCACAAAGATAGCATTTGGTCGACACCTGCGTTTTAAGCACAAAAACGCCAATATTCAGGATTTTAGGTACAATTGTGTCCTTTGTTCCAATTCTTATTTCAAGAAGAAACGTCTTGGAGTCCATTATACCACAAAGCACGGAAAGGATGCCTTTCAAAAGTACTTCATACCGCTCCATGATCATGTTCTAGAGCCGCCACTGCAAACATCTGCAAGCAGTCCAGAGCGGCCAGATCCAGAATCACCGCCAAGCCCTGATTCCAAAATCACAAAACAAGTCTTCAGGTGTCCGTGTTGTCCTTACGTCAATTCCCGCTACCATGGCATGTCCATTCACTGCCAAATGCTTCACACAGACTTTGCATTCCGAATCAATGAATTTGTAAAGGATGAAATTGTTATAAACAGCAGTTACCAGTCGGGGTCCAGCAACAAAAGAGGCTACTTGTGTAATTTATGTCCAGGAATTTTTGTAACGCAAAAGAAGCTGGGTATCCACTCTGTGAAAAAGCATAGCCCGGATGCACTGCCAACAACTTCTCCAAATGCTGCTGCTGCTATTACTAAAAATGAAAAACCTTCCTCCGGTGATCAGGATTTTCCGAGCTCACTATTGAAGGCTCTGGCACAGAGCGAGGGAGATGCCCATTCGGAATTTACTCGAAAAAAGTCTATGGATCACCATACCAAGTACAAATGCTCGCTGTGTCCTTATTCGTCACAGATACGAAAGCGCCTTGCCGGGCATTACAGCAAAGAACATGGAAAGGCTGCCTTCCTCAAACACTTTGCCAAACTGTacctgtataaaaaaaataaaaaacctcagCCGGCCGCCCAAGCGGATGTCAAAACAGAGGAACCGGTAGACGAGGTGGAGCAACAGTCTAGCGAGGTGGAACCCGAAGCCACGATCTACAAGTGCCGATTCTGTGTCTATGAAACGGGGGCTCGAAGGTACCTGATATATCACTACAAAAATACACACCAACTGGATGCCGATACCAGAAACGAGATGCTACAGGAGTATAACAAACGTAAAAAAAGCCTTCCCTCCCAACAGTCTAAAGATTTAGAGGAGACCTTTGAAAGGAAATGCAAGAAGTGCCCCGACTTAGTCTTTGACTCACCGCAGCTGCTGATCGCCCACTACAGTAGCGTGCACCACACCGCCAAGAGTTTTGATTTCACCATCATATATCCGCTCGGCCGATCGACTGGGGTTTACAAATGCATCCGGTGCCTCAAACAGTTGAATGGAATTAAAAATCTGTGCCAACACCTGGATCTTCACCGGCAGAAAATGTGGATGAATGCCAGCAAGACGATGGCACTAGCTTCTCCGGCGAAACCA CAGGATGGTCCACGGGTGCATGACATGCCGGAGGGAGCCCATGAAGGTAACTCTTTGCGGGAAGAAGACAGCTTGCCTTCACCGTCCAAACCCACGGAGGAAGAGCAACAGGACCCAGAATCGGAAAGCAAGAATCACGGTTGTACACAATGCCAGCGAAAGTTCAAGTCTCTGATCGGTTTGCGGACTCACGAGCGCAGCCACGCCACGCGGGCAGCCCTCCAGGAACTACCGTCGTCTCAGTCGCAGCTCGG CCTCAACAAGTATCTTATCAACAAGCCTGGTACTATAAAGCCTTTCCAGTGCAGCATCTGCTTCTATCGGACCAATTTGATAGGCCTGTGGAACAGCCACCTGCTGAAGAACCACATAG ATGTCATCATAGAGACTACTGACACCGACAACCAGGAGGAGAGTCCCAGCACCGAAAAGGATCGCCTACCTTCATGCGACCAATTCCCACCAAAAAATGAAGGGCGGACTAAAG ACTGGTATCTGGAGCCCCCGGAGGTGCAGCGCCAGCTGAGCCACTTCAGCCTGATGGCGCAAAACGGAGCCTCGACCGAAGCCAACATGCAGACCACCAGGTTGAGCGACAGCGGCCCGTTTCACTGCGAGTACTGCGGCTTCATTTCCGAGGGTTTGGCCAGCCTGCGGCGACACTACATGAGTCGCCACGGCAGGAAGTTGTTCCGGTGCACGGACTGCGACTTCTTCACCGGCTTAAG GAAAACCCTGAAGATGCACATGGAGATGGATCATTCCACCGTCCAAAAAGAACCTCCTTCCCACGACAGTGTCCGCTGCCCATTCTGCCTCTACCAGACCAAGAGCAAGAACAACATGATCGACCACGTCCTGTTGCATCGTG AGGAACGCGTCGTCCCCATGGAGGTGCGGCGCCCGAGGCTTTCGCGCTACCTCCACGGCGTCGTCTTCCGCTGTCACAAGTGCACGTACACGAGCGCCACCGGCGAAAACCTGCGCTCGCACGTGGCCAAGCACGACAACGTCAAGCCCTACAGGTGTCGCCTGTGCTACTTCGACTGCTCGAAGCTGAGCAACTTGGAGGCCCACCTGTGCAGTAAGCATCAA GTTGTCAGGAACCACGAGCTTGTGGGCCAGGTCAATTTGGACCAGCTGGAGATGAAGGgcaacgaggaggaggaggaggaagaagaagaagagaggtCCAGCGTGGAAAATGAGGATGTTTTTACAGATTCCAACCAAGCAACAGAGGAGAGAGACTCTAGTGAGCCTGCAGAGGATGTTGTGAGGATGGAGAAAAGCATCTGTAAAGATAAGAAGATGCAGGAGGAGGAGAGTGGGTCGTCTAGGACAAACCCAGAAGAACCAGAGAACAATTCTGACCTCCAAAGTGGGCACGGAAGCTTTATACAAGAAGAAGGAAAGGAGGACGCGGAAGGGAGCTCCAAAGAAAGCCACGAATCTGGCAAGTTGAGCCTGAAGTCCCTCCAGGACAAGACGCTGAACGCGGAGGCGCGTGTGGAAAAGGACATACTGCGCCACATCCTGCAGCGGGATGAGGACGGCAAGCTCCACGCGCGGCAGGAGGAAAGCACCAGCGTGCGTCGGGTCATCTTCCAGGACGTCAAGCGGGAAGTGGACGGAGGCTGCAGTCCTTTGAGGGAAAATGTCTCACTGAAAAGCACCAGAGACGACAAAAGGAAGCTGGGCGACTCTTACGGACGCACGGCAACGGCAAATGAAGGATGCCTGCAGGGGGAACGGAGCCCCGTCGCACCGAAGGAAGGACAGGACGAGGAGGATAAGAAGACGAGACGAGGGAAGCTCGAGGAACTTCAGGAGAAAGAACGAGGGGGAAAGACGCTTGGGCCGAAAAGTAAGGACCGAGAAGTTTTTGGAG GTGCGTCAGAGATGGGGGACGCCGCTGCTCCCGAGGAGAAGACGTTCCCTTGCGAGTTGTGCGGACGAAACCTCCGAAGCAAATCGGAGCTGGAGATCCACGCCGCTCGCCACGGGATGTGA